The following proteins come from a genomic window of Pseudomonas putida:
- the mnmC gene encoding bifunctional tRNA (5-methylaminomethyl-2-thiouridine)(34)-methyltransferase MnmD/FAD-dependent 5-carboxymethylaminomethyl-2-thiouridine(34) oxidoreductase MnmC, which yields MPTLLQHAQIDWDDQGRPHSRHYDDVYFAVNEGIEETKHVFLGQTRLAERFANLAPHACTVIGETGFGTGMNFFCAWQLFDQHAHSDARLHFVSVEKYPLAHADMARAVSLWPELAAYTGPLLEQYVAVHPGFQQFTFADGRVTLTLLIGDVLEQLPQLDAQIDVWFLDGFAPAKNPDMWTPALFAQLARLSHPGTVLGTFTTTGWVRRSLVEAGFAMKKVPGIGKKWEVMSGAYVGPLPGSCAPWYARPAVAQGPREALVIGAGLAGSSSAASLARRGWQVTVLERHEAPAQEASGNPQGVLYLKLSAHGTALSQMILSGFGYTRRQLQRLQRGRDWDACGVLQLAFDSKEAERQGKLAVAFDHGLLHCLARAEAEAIAGVALPGGGLFYPEGGWVHPPALCQQQLQHPGIHLVAHQEVLELRKVGERWQAWAGDQLLASAPVVVLAGAADVRRFEPCAQLPLKRIRGQITRLPATASSQALRTVVCAEGYVAPPREGEHTLGASFDFHSEDLAPTVAEHRGNLALLDEISTDLARRLGVAELNPEQLQGRAAFRCTSPDYLPIVGPMADAQAFAETYAVLGRDARQVPDVACPWLEGLYVNSGHGSRGLITAPLSGELVAAWVCGEPLPLPREVAQACHPNRFALRRLIRGK from the coding sequence GGCCGCCCCCATTCGCGGCACTATGACGACGTCTATTTCGCAGTCAACGAAGGCATCGAAGAAACCAAGCACGTGTTCCTCGGCCAGACCCGCCTGGCCGAGCGATTTGCCAACCTGGCGCCGCATGCCTGCACGGTGATCGGCGAAACCGGCTTTGGCACCGGCATGAATTTTTTCTGCGCCTGGCAGCTGTTTGACCAGCACGCACACAGCGACGCGCGCCTGCACTTCGTCAGCGTCGAGAAGTACCCACTCGCCCACGCCGACATGGCCCGCGCAGTAAGCCTGTGGCCTGAACTGGCCGCCTATACGGGGCCGCTGCTGGAGCAGTACGTGGCGGTGCACCCGGGCTTTCAGCAGTTCACCTTCGCCGATGGCAGGGTCACCCTGACCCTGTTGATAGGCGATGTGCTGGAACAGCTGCCGCAGCTCGATGCGCAGATCGATGTGTGGTTCCTCGACGGCTTCGCCCCCGCCAAGAACCCCGACATGTGGACCCCGGCGCTGTTTGCGCAACTGGCGCGGCTATCGCATCCGGGCACGGTGCTGGGCACCTTCACCACCACCGGCTGGGTACGCCGCAGCCTGGTCGAAGCTGGCTTCGCCATGAAGAAGGTGCCAGGCATCGGCAAGAAGTGGGAGGTGATGAGCGGCGCCTACGTCGGCCCCCTGCCCGGCTCATGCGCGCCCTGGTACGCGCGCCCCGCTGTTGCGCAGGGGCCGCGCGAGGCGCTGGTGATCGGTGCCGGACTTGCCGGCAGCAGCAGCGCCGCCAGCCTGGCCCGGCGTGGCTGGCAGGTAACCGTGCTGGAGCGCCACGAAGCCCCGGCCCAGGAAGCTTCGGGCAACCCGCAAGGGGTGCTGTACCTCAAGCTGTCCGCCCATGGCACCGCACTGTCGCAGATGATCCTGTCCGGGTTCGGCTACACCCGGCGCCAGCTGCAGCGGTTGCAGCGTGGCCGTGACTGGGATGCCTGCGGGGTGCTGCAACTGGCCTTCGACAGCAAGGAGGCCGAACGCCAGGGCAAGCTGGCTGTCGCCTTCGACCACGGCTTGCTGCACTGCCTGGCGCGCGCCGAGGCCGAAGCCATCGCCGGCGTGGCGTTGCCTGGCGGCGGGTTGTTCTACCCCGAAGGTGGCTGGGTGCACCCGCCGGCGCTGTGCCAGCAGCAGTTGCAGCACCCCGGTATTCACCTGGTGGCCCACCAGGAAGTGCTCGAACTGCGCAAAGTGGGTGAACGGTGGCAGGCCTGGGCTGGCGACCAACTATTAGCCAGCGCTCCAGTGGTGGTCCTGGCCGGCGCGGCCGATGTGCGGCGCTTCGAACCTTGCGCGCAGTTACCACTCAAGCGCATTCGTGGGCAGATCACCCGCTTGCCGGCCACCGCCAGCAGCCAGGCGCTACGCACCGTGGTGTGCGCGGAGGGCTATGTGGCACCGCCGCGCGAGGGTGAACATACACTGGGGGCAAGTTTTGACTTCCACAGTGAAGACCTTGCGCCGACGGTGGCCGAGCACCGGGGCAACCTGGCGTTGCTGGATGAGATTTCTACTGACCTGGCCCGGCGCCTGGGCGTGGCCGAGCTGAACCCCGAGCAACTGCAAGGGCGCGCGGCGTTCCGTTGTACCAGCCCGGATTATTTGCCGATTGTCGGGCCGATGGCTGACGCGCAGGCGTTTGCCGAAACTTATGCCGTGTTGGGGCGTGATGCCCGACAGGTGCCGGATGTGGCCTGCCCTTGGCTGGAGGGGTTGTATGTGAACAGCGGGCATGGGTCGCGCGGGTTGATCACGGCACCTTTGAGCGGGGAACTGGTGGCCGCCTGGGTGTGCGGCGAGCCGTTGCCGTTGCCGCGTGAGGTGGCGCAGGCGTGTCATCCGAACCGGTTTGCCTTGCGCAGGCTGATCCGGGGGAAGTGA